The genomic stretch TCAGCTGCAATTAAATGTGAAAAAAATAACATTCTCATCTTTGTTTCATTCAGAGTCTGCACCTAATCGTTTTTTATTGTGATGAATTTGTGAACTGATCGTCTAAGATGGCCAGAATCTTTCAATGATGCAACTAGCATTCATCCAGGTCCATGCAAATTAAAGAATAATACACACCTTATCAACattggaataaaaaattaagCCAAACATAGTTCTCCTTTAACAGCAGCCAGTAATTCTGCAACTTCTTCGTGTAAGCCAACCAAGTATAAATACTAATAAATTACATATGTTGTGGCACGATAGAAACCGTTCCTGTCCAAGCAATAGAGTGTATGACAGGTCCATGGTCGTCTCTTGACTTTTCAAACATACCCTGCTACTTTCAAACAGCTGCCCTTATCCTCGCAGCTAGCTCCAAAATTTACAGTGGCAGGCCCATTGGCCACTCCTATTTTTATCCCCTCGATTTCTCAATAAAAACTAAACATATTTCAACTGCATTATCAGAAAAATAAGCATAGTTCCACTGGATATGCTGGCGCACATCCAACGCAGCAGAGAAACGAACATCGGTTCCAAGAACCATATTGCTCGATGCTTAGTTGGTTACGCTGTATTTTTTGTATCTCTGACCTGTTAGTTCTTGACACAAAATGTAATGTTCCTTATTGACAAGCTGGTCCTTGAATTCAGGTGAGAACCGGAGCTGCCCAAGTCGAAGGAGGGATCCACGGTCTTGTTTCCTATGAGAAGAAGGCATTCTGAGGCATCTCATTTCACAGACTGAATCCAGCATTCCAAACAAACAATGGCTGTGTGTTTTGTGTGAAATAAGTTTGGAATGATGGATCGATCGATGGCGGATGCTCTGCCTCTCCATGCATGTGTTTTGTGCTACGGCATATGAACCCTTGGCCTTGTTGGCTGTGAGTTTGCCGTCTGTGCTCTCGTGTTTCTTGGATCATGTAATGGTATAATTTGCCTGAATCGACATCCAACCCCAAAGCTGCTGGCATTGGGCCTGGAGACCaatataaaaacaaattttGCTTTCGAACACTACTACCAAATAATCATTTTTGTTTCATGTTCATATAAAACTATAAAAGGTACGACATGTACATAGGCTGAGACGCATGTACACGACTTGATCCGATCCGTAGGCACAGGAGGGCTAGAGAAAGCCTGCACACAGGGCCGGTTACTGCTGCCAATCGATGAATGCATGCAGCAGACACTGTTCACTGTAGCACGCTGCTATGAGTACGTAGTAGTGACGCACATCTACGTGCCATTGCATGCTCACGGATACGAAGTACGTGTACTCCTTTGTTGGCCAGTGCCATTGTACTAGCTGCAGCATGCATTTTCAAGCAAGTCGCCAGATCGAGATGAAATGAAAGCAAGGTAACACATGTGGAAAAACAGTAACGACGATCGATGGAATGAAGATCGAGAGGAGCATGAACCAGCAATATTAATGGGGCAGCAGATCGGATGCCCATGCATAGGACAGGACACGACACAGTGCAGGGGAAGTTGGTCCAGAGAGCTGGGGCAGGCCGGGGTGCCGACCATCACAAAGGATCCGGGGTGCAGAGAACGAACGGGGATGAAAAAACGCAGACTAACAGTAACAACTCCCTCCGCCCAAATTATATAGATCATTTTAATATTATTTTTATACTTATAACTTTTGGTACGTAGGAATAATGGCGGATCTACAACTTGAAGAAAAGGGTCTTATTTTCTCCTTCTTCCatctttcttctctctttctcttcttccttcttttcttcttccacctctttATTAATGGTTGAAATTTTTAGGTGAAGCTTCTAGAGACTCTATGGGCTGTGCGGGGCAAGGCTCCAACCCCGGCTGGATCCGCTCTGTGTAGATAGGGATGGCAATTTTACTCGCGGGTTTCATACCCGATGGGTAAAGTATAGGCATGAATTCTCACCGCGGGTAAAGGTACAGGCATGAATTCTCACTTATGAGCAGGGCACGGGCATGAATTCTTACCCACGGGTACCTGTCACACACCCGAAACTCAAAAGAGGCATGTAAATCAGCACACCAGGATCAAATAAGGCCCAGCCCACCAAAGAAACCATCTCCACGTCCATCTGCTGGTGTATCACATGAGTGGCCAgcctaaaaaaaaaagatttcccTTCCTCCCACAACTCTACCCTTTCCGTCCCTCCGTTCTTCGACTCTCTCGCGCAGGCTCCCGtgtcccgtcgccgccgccctcctccccctcATCCGCACGcgcaggcagcggcggcgccgcaaGGGTGGCAGGAAAACTGGCAAGCATCGAGCGCTGCTAGCCTGCTCCACCTCCCGCGCCTCGGCCCTCGCCGCCCCTCGCTCCTCGACCTCGCCACCGAGAGCCCGTGATGCGGCAAGCTGTCGACGGCCGGCGCCGCTTGTCGTGAAACAAGCCTTGGCCCTCGCCGCTGCGTGCGCGCGACACGGTGATGCTaacgccgcctcccctcctcaCCGTGAGTCCatggcgcctcctcctctgtgGCTGCCCGACGGGCGCGGGTACGGGCGAGGAATTTTGCCCGAGACATGCTTGCCCGACCCGTTACCATCCCTATGTCATACTTTTGACATAGCCTTACTATAATCAAAGATAAGAAAATATACATGCATGCGCGCGTGTCAGTGCGTGTGAAGGAGAGTGCAAACATAAGTATTTTCTATTAGCTAtatagtttcatatttttatcctccaaaaattatatatttttaaattacTCGCCTATGCGATGCGCTGAACAGGTGGATGGTCGATTTTTTATACAAAGTCACcaccactgaaagaataacgctagttaaattttaaaataaatttaaaaaatgcGAGGCAGCTTCTGCCATATACGCTCAGTTCACTTATGATCTTCTTACTGCTTTCTGGAAAAACTATCAAAGCAAACAGAACTATGAACCGATCTGGAACGAAAATCCAGAACCAATGGAAGGTAGCACGCCATGTTCACAGTTCACCAACTACCAAATGCAAAAACAGTAACGCATGAATGTCATCTATCACACCGCATACATGAACTCATTACATTCTTCTCCGTGCACGAACTTACGCGTGTAGTTTGTCATGCAGCCGCATACGTACATACAGAAAACTAAAAGGAAGCAAAGCTTGAGCGAAGCAACGCGTCAACGGCATGGAGCAGGAGCATGACCTAGACAAACGAGTTGAACAGCAATGGCAGGTAGAAGCCCGCCGCGCCACCGTTGGCAgcaggtactccaaagacgctgCCATGGTCGCAGCACTCGAACGGCACACCGGTGAGGTACGCCGCCGGTGGTAGCGGCGGAGTTGGATGCTGATGCGGTGGCGGCACCGCGGGAGCCACCAACGTCGtgccggcggcgctgccgctATCCTGcttggaggcggaggcggcggccgcgcaggTGGTGCCCTGCTGCTTGttccgcttcttcttcctcctggtgTAGGAGATGCCGCGCGCCCTGGCCTGCGCGTCGCGGACGTCGCGCAGGTACAGCCtgacggcgcgcgcggcgaaggggttggcggcgccggcgttctCGGgctgcgcggccgccgccgccgccgtcgtcgccccgcCCACGCGGGCGCCGTGGCGCTCGTCGAAGGCGGCGCGGAGCCGGCCCACGAGCGCGTCGAGGCTGCCCCACGCCTGGCGCAGCGGGCACTGGCACGCCTCCGGGGCCGCGACCCGGGCGCTGGCGCCTCCGCCGTAGGCCGGGCACGGCGGCGCGTGCACCCGCGTCTTGCCGAATCGGTCGAGGTAGCGCAGGAACTCGAGGACGTGGGCGCCGCTGCACCGGCGGAGCTGCAGCGGCGGGCGGTGCGCGCCCAGGTACCGCGTGAAGGTCTGCCAGTCCCGCCGCTTCTGTGACTCGTACCGgctcggccgccgcgccggcgacgacgagtcctccacgccgcccgccgacaTCTATCGTCTATCTCCGACGACGATCTGAGAGCGGGCAGTGGGTGTGATGTGAGCTTCCCGGCCGGGTTCGTGCGGGCTTAACAATATATAGTGATGGTCATCGATCATTTGAGCTATAGGGTATTGCTCGGTGACGCAGCCGAGGGGACACGATGACGCTGGCTGCAGCGGCCAGGTCCATGGCAGCATGCATGGCATGGCAGCGTGATGCGACAGGGCAGCGGGGGCAGCGCGGTCGGGGCCGTaggggctcgggctcgggcgcCGCGGGGCAGGGCAGGAGGAAAGGGCGACGAAACGTGGACGGATCAGGGCCGGCGTCAGGAGGAGTGTCAGAGGCCGGCCGGGaccgggcggcggccgtgagCCGTCACGTCAAGTCGATCGACGCATGCAGCAGGGATCTCTGATCTCTCTTGATTTGACTGGGCGATCGGCGAcacggccggtggtggtggtgggcatCCCGAGCCCGCGGCGACCGGCAGGCCGGCGTCCGTCGCTGCGAGGTGCGAGCTGCAAGATGATAGATGTGTTTTAGAAGCGTTGAACCCGTAGGACCGCGTAGCTCTGTTTATACAGAGATGACAAGAGCCGTCATCGTGGCTTACAAGATTGCGAGATTACCTGATGAGGTTGTTGCCGATCTATCTATCTGTTACAACCAACTACAGATTCTACTCAACTTGATCTACAAGGCAACAACCTCTCGTAGTTATTTCGAGTACAAGGTAAACATGTTACAGATAAACCTGTTACAAAGTTAGCCACTACTTCCAACAATCCCCCTATCTGAACTATTCTTGGCTGATAGTGGCTTGGTGAAACCATCGGCTACTTGATCACCTGTTTGAACAAAGTCAACCTTTAAAAGCTGTCGTGCAACTCTTTCTCTCACAAAGTGGTAGTAAACCTCAATGTGTTTTATTCTTGCATGAAACATTGGATTAGATGACATATATTTGGCACCAAGATTATCACACCATATACGTCCAACTGGTGGCGCCTTGACTCCAAGTTCTTCTAGTAAGGTTTGAACCCACATAATTTCTACCGTGGTATTTGCTAATGCCTTGTACTCAGCCTCAGTACTTGACCTGAAAACTGTAGCATGTTTCTTTGCACACCATGAAATCAGATTTGGTCCTAAGAACACAACAAAGCCTCCTGTTGAGCATCTATCATCTACGCACCCTGTCCAATCTGCATCTGAATATGCACTAACAAGCATAGACATAGGCCTCCTGAATTTCAATCCGGTGTCTAATGTGTGCTTTAAATATCTCAAAATTCTT from Setaria italica strain Yugu1 chromosome II, Setaria_italica_v2.0, whole genome shotgun sequence encodes the following:
- the LOC101784928 gene encoding protein G1 is translated as MSAGGVEDSSSPARRPSRYESQKRRDWQTFTRYLGAHRPPLQLRRCSGAHVLEFLRYLDRFGKTRVHAPPCPAYGGGASARVAAPEACQCPLRQAWGSLDALVGRLRAAFDERHGARVGGATTAAAAAAQPENAGAANPFAARAVRLYLRDVRDAQARARGISYTRRKKKRNKQQGTTCAAAASASKQDSGSAAGTTLVAPAVPPPHQHPTPPLPPAAYLTGVPFECCDHGSVFGVPAANGGAAGFYLPLLFNSFV